The region ACGCCGAATTGTAAAACTAAAGCAGCATGAAATATGCCGCGACGTATATTTCGCTGCCTCATCCGACGAGGTGGCAGTATGTGAGCTGTCCGTATCTGTGTTCTGGGTATCTTGAGGAGATATGCCTCCCTCGGACGATCGCGAACTGTTCAATCCCGAACGCAGCGCCTTGTTTCGTGTCTTGAGGGTACACATGGTAAGCACTGCCTTCTGACTCGAGTCAAAGCACACGGAGCCATATTTCTCCCAGTAGTTTACTGCGCTCTCTTCGGCCATCAGCTCATAAATACACAATCGGCCATCGCGGAGCGCTTGGATTGGCATACCAACCAGCTCAGAAAACTCCTTGTTTCCCTTGTAAATTTCGCCCGTACGTCGCCACAAACACGCCGGAATGCCCTGGATCGAAAATACACGGTCATAGTCCAGAAGGAGTCGCTCGAAAGCTTCCTCGACACAAATCAGGTCATAATTTGTGAGACTCTTAGATAATGCGATAAATACGGGCTTAAAGACAGAGAGCGGACGTAGTATACGGCGACGCGAAGCCGGCGACACATTCTTTTCCATCCATTCATTCAACCGAGCATAGCCATGCACATGATTAAAAGGGCGCAACAAGCCAGTCTCCCATTTGGCACGGATGACCTGTTGGAGTCGTTCGTCACGACTTCCATCCGTTTGGTCCGCGGCAGTAAGCAAAAATCGCTCGGTCTTGGAGTCGGTCGTCTTGCTAGGAGACTGTCGATTCAGTGTTGCCAGAGAATCCGTACTGGATGAGTTGGTGTCCACACCACTCGACAGGGAAGGTGCTGATGCTGACAGGTCCATTGGGCGTTCGCTCAACTTGTCGGGATCCAATGTTCCACTAAATGAGTGCCGCCGGTGATgcgacgatgacgacaGCCCCACAGAAGACGAGGTATTGCTAAGTGTGCCTGAATCTTGTGATCCAAAGGGTAAAGTGGATATCATAGGGTCATCAGACTTGAGCGGCAGGGACAAAAGCTCATTCGAACGCATCACTTTATCATCATCTAAAGAATTGAGGAACTCGTTTAGAGTGTCAAGTTCACTGCCACCTCCTGCATCTCCGGTTTGCTGAGAGGTGCCTCCCAAGCCAAGCCATGCTGTTCCGCCCAGCTGAATGCCCGACATCTGAGTCGATGAAGGCGCCTTATCAGATTCTATCCCAAGAGTTGAttcgcgctgcgcggcaaaTACGGTTTGGGCTGGCGCTGACTCGGCGAACGGTTCCATGCTCACATTCTCACTACTGCTGGGGGGAGTAGCAGTAAGGCTCTGAAGCTGTCGAAAAAGCGGGGACGTCGAGTCCACATCTGTTTGCTTAGAGTTTGGGATAGATGAAGAGGGAGTCTGGGCCGTAATAAGGGAAATGTCTGAGCCTGCTGGCGTATTAAAGGTCATATCAAGTAATCCTGCATTAAAAGCATGATTGCTTGGCAAAGAAACGCCAGTTGGAAAGCTTTGGGGCTGTGTTGACTGCACGAGGCCGTGATCCAAAGGCAGCACATTGGCGCTTGATGCAGCGGACGAGTCATTCAAGTCCTGGGGTAGTACGCCCCGATTAGCAGCGACCTGGTTCATATTAACAAGCGCATATGGCGAGATCATGGTGTTAGATGTCTGTGCCACTGCAGGCACGGAGGGTGGTGGGGGTCCCTGTGAAGGAGTCACTGCGGCAGTCTGCTTGCGCGCAGATCTGGAGCGACTTCCATGCGTGCTGCTGGTCGTGGACTCGTTACGACAAAGATGGCCGATATCTCGCTTAATGCAGCGCTGACAAGGCCTATTTTCGTCGCA is a window of Malassezia restricta chromosome III, complete sequence DNA encoding:
- a CDS encoding zinc cluster transcription factor Rds2 encodes the protein MSRSQNCDASVTGAQDGLPVNADLKQEQTADAPPPAKKKPSTRRKVNMACIYCRRSHMTCDENRPCQRCIKRDIGHLCRNESTTSSTHGSRSRSARKQTAAVTPSQGPPPPSVPAVAQTSNTMISPYALVNMNQVAANRGVLPQDLNDSSAASSANVLPLDHGLVQSTQPQSFPTGVSLPSNHAFNAGLLDMTFNTPAGSDISLITAQTPSSSIPNSKQTDVDSTSPLFRQLQSLTATPPSSSENVSMEPFAESAPAQTVFAAQRESTLGIESDKAPSSTQMSGIQLGGTAWLGLGGTSQQTGDAGGGSELDTLNEFLNSLDDDKVMRSNELLSLPLKSDDPMISTLPFGSQDSGTLSNTSSSVGLSSSSHHRRHSFSGTLDPDKLSERPMDLSASAPSLSSGVDTNSSSTDSLATLNRQSPSKTTDSKTERFLLTAADQTDGSRDERLQQVIRAKWETGLLRPFNHVHGYARLNEWMEKNVSPASRRRILRPLSVFKPVFIALSKSLTNYDLICVEEAFERLLLDYDRVFSIQGIPACLWRRTGEIYKGNKEFSELVGMPIQALRDGRLCIYELMAEESAVNYWEKYGSVCFDSSQKAVLTMCTLKTRNKALRSGLNSSRSSEGGISPQDTQNTDTDSSHTATSSDEAAKYTSRHISCCFSFTIRRDKWNIPTMIVGNFLPTEPVSNSASC